The Acropora palmata chromosome 3, jaAcrPala1.3, whole genome shotgun sequence nucleotide sequence CTGCGTTTCGTCATACATGAAAGGTTATCTATTAAATAGGTACCGCTGAACATCTACTACTCaatgaaaaagttaaaagagaGATGGCGTCACGCTCTTCGCTTTCTTCTCCTCAGCCACGGCTTCACGGTGCTTGTCTTCTGCCGGGTCATATTCTTGTAAACGAAAGGTTTCATGGTAGTGCGGTTGTTAAAGCTCTTCAAGGTTGGAGTAGTTATTTAGTCCATGGTGtctttgttgttgaaaatGGCTATTGCAAAGTTCGCgcgaaaattcaaattttgcagCCATTAATTTGAGTAATAGTTACGATCTTTGAATTCGAATCCTGCGGGGAAACTGTCTTATGGTGCTGATCTCTTGGTAAATTCCAGAAATGAACCTGAGAATGGtaatttaaatcttttttgggCTAAGGGCAGAAATGTGAACATTGACTATTACCCCGTGGGGCTTTTGGATTTGGGGGGTGGTGGTGTGGGACGGAGGTTATAATGAAATATTTGATTTGGCCGTACATTTGATTTTGACTGCCCCACCAACTCGTAGATTAGCGTGTTGACTAACATAAGGTTGTTTGTTTCTTAGAGAGTCATGTAACCGTTCAAATGGATGATAACATGGGAGTTCTGGATTTCCACCCATCAAGTGATGTAGGAGTGGTTTATTTGACAGAAGCAGATCTGTTGGAAGGAGATACTTACAAATCCAAACTTAACAAACTAACCAAGGTACTTCTTGGTGGAAAGTTTTAAAGTGGAAAATAGCACAAACTTTATTGACAAGTTTCCAATAACTGTTATGAAACTgaacttttttaaatttatgtattttgTCACCTGAGTGCATGAATTGGAAAGAATAATCACTGACATTCCAGAACACTAATCTTGAACCTTATGTATTGATGTCTTTTTGGTGAGTTCAGTAGTAGTAGAGGGTGAGTTATATATACATCTAAATTTATACCCTGATTtcatgatttcattttttttccggtTAGTGACAGATGTTTGGTCAAAAACCGTACAAAATTgcctgacctgacctgaccaACTGACATAACAAACTTTGCAGGAACCAAACTGTTACACACCCCAGTTCCAGATTTTTTTGAGAGCACTACACCAGGAAGTGTACCAAGAACACAGAATAATTTTTGTACCAAACAAGTGGTAGACCATCTGCATACAAAATGATTTACTGTTAATTTTTCATGGGCAGGTTTTGCTCATTTGGCTCATGCACAGCCTTCAGAGCTTGAGAATCTCAGTTTCATCCTTGGTGGATTCAGCTGCCTTCTGCTTCAACTTTCCTCTATATAGTTGCAGCTTTACCAGCTCTACTGAGCTGACAAAACATCCTATGTTAAATGCATCAATATCCAAAAACACTAGAAGAACCAAGCATGACCTCCAATCTCACTATTAAGACCTTTCCCCTGAACTGCATTTACACTTTTTGTCCAATTTAGTATTGGTTTAGTGAGAATACGAAGAACAAACCCCATGCCCCATGCGACTTGATTTATGCCAGGGTCAACagatttattattctttgattTCAGGCATCATTCAGGAAAGTGGTTTCGGCAGAAAAGACTCCACTGAGTTCCCAGTACTTTCTCAGTCTACAGAAATTTGTGGTAATTGAGAGGGGCCTGGTACTTCTTCCAGTTGCTAATTCTGATGAAGTTGGGAAAATTTTGGCTCAAATGGTAATGTAGAATTTTGTACATGTTTCCTTTACAATATTGCATTGTAAATTATTGTTCAAGAATCTGAATTGTTACCGGTGGTTGTatgaaaaaaaagcgatgTAAATGGCTGTCATCTTCCTGAAGGCCAATGCCAGTCAGTGCAGACATTGCAATGCATAATTTGCGCAACAGTACAACAAAACAATCGTTCTTCGTTGAACTTGTTCCAGTAATAGCACATTTAAAATTAGTGATGACAAATTGCGACTCttaacaaaaaatgcaaaaaaggttttaccaattctaaaaaaaagttattaattTGCAATTGTAAAAAATTCAGTTCTTCTCAGTATTTCACTGACTAATGGGGATCAGATTCTCTCAAGACAAGTTGTTACTGGCTTTAAACCATTTTCAAGGCaaacttattttcatttcttcttgtATAAGGAGGGGTGGAAGGTATTACACAGCA carries:
- the LOC141877285 gene encoding Fanconi anemia core complex-associated protein 24-like, translated to MASRSSLSSPQPRLHGACLLPGHILVNERFHGSAVVKALQESHVTVQMDDNMGVLDFHPSSDVGVVYLTEADLLEGDTYKSKLNKLTKASFRKVVSAEKTPLSSQYFLSLQKFVVIERGLVLLPVANSDEVGKILAQMVFLESKPQNNPYRIKMKPTPIDKTLLTTLQAVPGLGQKKALSLLTQYGSIEEISKASTASLSTVVGKANAQQVKDFFQQAIHGGKRRSTLF